A genomic region of Streptomyces diastaticus subsp. diastaticus contains the following coding sequences:
- a CDS encoding MDR family NADP-dependent oxidoreductase, whose protein sequence is MKIKKWVVREHVPGTPDVDRVYEKVVEDVAIDLAPEEMLLKTLYVSVDPYLQGIALDTPVGGHMGADSIMEVVEAGPRAAHRPGDLVQGFGGWQSHVISDGAPRLWQTGTFPMVFPAYRRLSRHWYDAAVPLETALSATGGPGMTAWATLTTFLTPRPGQTLVISGASGAVGTLAGQLARLAGVRVVGTTSSPAKAAYLTGLGFDAVVRYRHGDTAEEVGEALDRAVPDGVDLYFDNLGGAVTDAVFARLNVGSKVAVCWQWATQVGGEADGPRLLPHIMFPRTTVRGIFSLEWFTDANWQALHADLGERLRRDEVVCDHTLHHGFDAIPAAYGSLYHDRTANFGKVLVAL, encoded by the coding sequence GTGAAGATCAAGAAGTGGGTGGTCCGCGAGCACGTGCCAGGCACCCCGGACGTCGACCGGGTCTACGAGAAAGTGGTCGAGGACGTCGCCATCGACCTCGCACCCGAGGAGATGCTGCTCAAGACCCTCTACGTGTCGGTCGACCCCTACCTCCAGGGCATCGCCCTCGACACCCCCGTCGGCGGCCACATGGGTGCCGACTCGATCATGGAGGTGGTCGAGGCCGGGCCGCGCGCCGCCCACCGGCCCGGCGACCTCGTCCAGGGTTTCGGCGGCTGGCAGTCCCACGTGATCAGCGACGGCGCCCCCAGGCTCTGGCAGACCGGCACCTTCCCGATGGTCTTCCCCGCCTACCGCCGCCTGAGCCGCCACTGGTACGACGCCGCCGTGCCCCTGGAGACCGCGCTCAGCGCGACGGGCGGCCCCGGTATGACCGCCTGGGCCACCCTCACCACCTTCCTGACGCCACGGCCCGGCCAGACCCTGGTGATCAGCGGCGCCTCCGGAGCCGTCGGCACCCTGGCCGGCCAGCTCGCCCGGCTCGCCGGGGTCCGGGTGGTCGGCACCACCTCCAGCCCGGCGAAGGCCGCCTACCTGACCGGGCTCGGCTTCGACGCGGTCGTCCGCTACCGGCACGGCGACACCGCCGAGGAGGTGGGCGAGGCACTGGACCGGGCCGTGCCCGACGGCGTCGACCTCTACTTCGACAACCTCGGCGGCGCCGTCACCGACGCGGTCTTCGCCCGGCTCAACGTCGGCAGCAAGGTGGCCGTCTGCTGGCAGTGGGCGACCCAGGTCGGCGGCGAGGCGGACGGGCCGCGACTCCTGCCGCACATCATGTTCCCGCGGACCACCGTGCGCGGGATCTTCTCCCTGGAGTGGTTCACCGACGCCAACTGGCAGGCCCTCCACGCCGACCTCGGTGAGCGTCTCCGCCGCGACGAGGTGGTCTGCGACCACACGCTGCACCACGGTTTCGACGCCATCCCCGCCGCCTACGGCAGCCTTTACCACGACCGCACGGCCAACTTCGGCAAAGTCCTGGTCGCCCTGTGA
- a CDS encoding phytoene desaturase family protein, producing the protein MLIIGAGLGGLSTGCYAQMNGYRTRILEMHEIPGGCCTAWERGDYTLDACVSWMLGSGPGNEMHQIWLELGALQGKEVRHFEVFNVVRGQDGRAVYFYSDPDRLQAHLTALSPADAQRIKEFCGRLRAFRKALAVYPFLKPVGLMGRLERLRMLASFVPYANAVRKTISVLMAEYAARFQDPLLRQAFNFVLYEKHPNFPVLPTHFQLASHANLSAGVPQGGSLGVARSIERRYLGLGGEIAYNTKVEEVIVENDRAAGVRLSDGRELRADIVVSAADGPTTMNKFLGGRYLDDAYRRLYTETLHRPGMVFPGYFTLFLGLRRDFPEADPCTTYLLTDEQAAELTGIRHPSINVQFRNRHYPELSPPGTSVVYATYFCDIAPWRALDEGPEQATRSRGGQELHTLPVRHGRGYYAAKHRARKALVAFLEERFPGLEESIAVRDVSSPLTQVRYTGNHDGTVLGWQPFVESGETLEELVKRHGPGLPGLGDFYQSGVWATTGGLIRAAAAGRHVMQFVCRDDGLPFTASVDTSAPPPTHLVIPVGPQQEAAPAPKEPQ; encoded by the coding sequence ATGCTCATCATCGGGGCGGGGCTCGGCGGTCTCTCCACCGGCTGCTACGCCCAGATGAACGGCTACCGCACCAGGATCCTGGAGATGCACGAGATCCCCGGCGGCTGCTGCACCGCCTGGGAGCGCGGCGACTACACCCTGGACGCCTGCGTCAGCTGGATGCTGGGCAGCGGCCCGGGCAACGAGATGCACCAGATCTGGCTGGAGCTCGGCGCCCTCCAGGGCAAGGAGGTCCGTCACTTCGAGGTCTTCAACGTCGTCCGGGGCCAGGACGGACGCGCCGTCTACTTCTACTCCGACCCCGACCGCCTCCAGGCCCACCTCACCGCCCTCTCGCCCGCCGACGCCCAGCGGATCAAGGAGTTCTGCGGCCGCCTGCGCGCCTTCCGCAAGGCCCTCGCCGTCTACCCCTTCCTCAAACCCGTCGGCCTCATGGGCCGCCTGGAGCGGCTGCGGATGCTCGCCTCCTTCGTCCCGTACGCCAACGCCGTGCGCAAGACGATCTCCGTGCTGATGGCGGAGTACGCGGCCCGTTTCCAGGACCCGCTGCTGCGGCAGGCGTTCAACTTCGTCCTCTACGAGAAGCATCCCAACTTCCCCGTCCTGCCCACCCACTTCCAGCTCGCCTCGCACGCCAACCTCTCCGCGGGCGTCCCCCAGGGCGGCTCACTCGGCGTCGCCCGGTCGATCGAGCGGCGCTACCTCGGGCTGGGCGGCGAGATCGCGTACAACACCAAGGTCGAGGAGGTGATCGTCGAGAACGACCGGGCCGCCGGGGTGCGCCTGAGCGACGGCCGTGAACTGCGGGCCGACATCGTGGTGTCGGCGGCCGACGGCCCGACCACCATGAACAAGTTCCTCGGCGGCCGCTACCTCGACGACGCCTACCGGCGGCTCTACACCGAGACCCTGCACCGCCCCGGCATGGTCTTCCCCGGCTACTTCACCCTCTTCCTCGGCCTGCGGCGTGACTTCCCCGAGGCCGACCCCTGCACCACCTACCTCCTCACCGACGAGCAGGCCGCCGAGCTGACCGGCATCCGCCACCCGAGCATCAACGTCCAGTTCCGCAACCGCCACTACCCCGAACTCTCGCCACCGGGCACGAGCGTCGTCTACGCCACCTACTTCTGCGACATCGCCCCCTGGCGCGCCCTGGACGAAGGCCCCGAGCAGGCCACCCGCAGCCGGGGCGGACAGGAGCTGCACACCCTGCCCGTGCGCCACGGGCGCGGCTACTACGCCGCCAAGCACCGGGCCAGGAAGGCGCTGGTGGCGTTCCTGGAGGAGCGCTTCCCCGGCCTGGAGGAGTCCATCGCCGTACGAGACGTCTCCAGCCCCCTCACTCAAGTCCGCTACACCGGCAACCACGACGGGACGGTGCTCGGCTGGCAGCCGTTCGTGGAGAGCGGCGAGACGCTGGAGGAACTGGTGAAGCGGCACGGCCCCGGCCTGCCCGGCCTCGGCGACTTCTACCAGTCAGGCGTCTGGGCGACCACCGGCGGCCTGATCCGCGCCGCCGCGGCCGGCCGCCACGTCATGCAGTTCGTCTGCCGCGACGACGGCCTGCCCTTCACCGCCTCCGTCGACACGTCCGCGCCGCCCCCCACCCACCTCGTCATCCCCGTCGGGCCGCAACAGGAAGCCGCCCCCGCGCCGAAGGAGCCGCAGTGA
- a CDS encoding phytoene desaturase family protein translates to MRREEDSEWTRREPAPGSPPRVLVVGAGMAGLATGCYAQMSGMRTRIFEKHVLPGGCCTAWSRDGYLFDYCIEWLIGTAEGNDAHQVWRELGALDGKTVTNFELFNKVTDETGRSVVFYNDPDRLQAHLLEVSPADARQIRAFCRDLRRFTEIELYPFLTAPALRTVRERAATLRTVLPAFRLFWRTAATPMHRFADRFEDPLLRKAFRNIFFQDPEGFPLLPYLFNMAAAHHGNAGFPQGGSLGLARSVEERYTGLGGTVSYRARAERILVENDRAIGLELRGGRRYYAEHVVSACDGHTTVHGLLGGKYTGPRVDKLYDELLEAPGTLFPAVVSAFVGIDGPLPEEDAHSTTYLLAAEEGARLPGALQNSLVVQLRSRYCDGFAPPGRSVVHCTYFSDYAHWAELRRTDRRRYREEKRRVAAFVRDFLTRRWRECAGRIELVDVATPATTRRYTGNHNGSILAWKAFSDADDIAADLVGKDRMRLPGLAGFSMAGQWVGMGGLIRAASTGRFAVQYLCAELGLPFRAQESTGGELWHPGRLGRLPQLDRWHPEERRDS, encoded by the coding sequence GTGCGGCGTGAGGAGGACAGCGAGTGGACCCGGCGCGAGCCCGCTCCGGGCAGCCCGCCGCGCGTCCTCGTGGTCGGCGCCGGCATGGCCGGACTCGCCACCGGCTGCTACGCGCAGATGAGCGGCATGCGCACCCGGATCTTCGAGAAGCACGTGCTCCCCGGCGGCTGCTGCACCGCCTGGTCCCGGGACGGCTACCTCTTCGACTACTGCATCGAGTGGCTGATCGGCACCGCCGAGGGCAACGACGCCCACCAGGTCTGGCGGGAACTGGGCGCGCTCGACGGCAAGACCGTCACCAACTTCGAGCTGTTCAACAAGGTCACCGACGAGACCGGCCGGTCGGTGGTCTTCTACAACGACCCCGACCGGCTCCAGGCCCACCTGCTGGAGGTCTCCCCGGCCGACGCCCGGCAGATCCGGGCCTTCTGCCGCGACCTGCGGCGGTTCACCGAGATCGAGCTGTACCCCTTCCTCACCGCCCCCGCCCTGCGGACGGTACGCGAGAGAGCGGCCACCCTGCGCACCGTGCTGCCCGCCTTCCGCCTCTTCTGGCGCACCGCCGCCACCCCGATGCACCGCTTCGCCGACCGGTTCGAGGACCCGCTGCTGCGCAAGGCGTTCCGCAACATCTTCTTCCAGGACCCCGAGGGGTTCCCGCTGCTGCCCTACCTCTTCAACATGGCCGCCGCCCACCACGGCAACGCCGGTTTCCCGCAGGGCGGTTCGCTGGGCCTGGCCCGTTCGGTCGAGGAGCGGTACACCGGGCTCGGCGGAACCGTCAGCTACCGCGCCCGCGCCGAGAGGATCCTGGTCGAGAACGACCGGGCGATCGGCCTCGAACTGCGCGGCGGCCGCCGCTACTACGCCGAGCACGTCGTCTCCGCCTGCGACGGCCACACCACCGTCCACGGCCTGCTGGGCGGGAAGTACACCGGCCCGCGCGTCGACAAGCTCTACGACGAACTGCTGGAGGCCCCCGGCACCCTCTTCCCCGCCGTGGTCTCCGCGTTCGTCGGAATCGACGGCCCCCTTCCCGAGGAGGACGCGCACAGCACCACGTACCTGCTCGCCGCCGAGGAGGGAGCCCGGCTGCCCGGCGCCCTCCAGAACAGCCTCGTCGTGCAACTGCGCTCCCGCTACTGCGACGGCTTCGCCCCGCCCGGCCGGTCCGTGGTCCACTGCACCTACTTCAGCGACTACGCCCACTGGGCCGAACTGCGCCGCACCGACCGCCGGCGCTACCGCGAGGAGAAGCGCCGGGTGGCCGCCTTCGTCCGGGACTTCCTCACCCGGCGCTGGCGCGAGTGTGCCGGGCGGATCGAGCTGGTCGACGTCGCCACCCCCGCGACCACCCGCCGTTACACCGGCAACCACAACGGCTCCATCCTGGCCTGGAAGGCGTTCTCCGACGCCGACGACATCGCCGCCGACCTGGTCGGCAAGGACCGGATGCGGCTGCCCGGACTGGCCGGCTTCTCCATGGCCGGGCAGTGGGTGGGCATGGGCGGCCTGATCCGCGCCGCCTCCACCGGCCGCTTCGCCGTCCAGTACCTCTGCGCGGAACTGGGCCTGCCCTTCCGCGCCCAGGAGAGCACCGGCGGCGAGCTCTGGCACCCCGGCAGACTCGGCCGGCTCCCGCAGCTCGACCGCTGGCACCCCGAGGAAAGGCGCGACTCATGA